The Pelagibacterium halotolerans B2 genome has a segment encoding these proteins:
- a CDS encoding L,D-transpeptidase, whose product MASSISLSRRHFLAGASSLMALSVAGCSTYRNEPPQQQVTLPPPISPEVVAMYAALPNEQFPVPPVDLRYLDQNFYRRRIDYPTSEEPGTIIVDTSSFYLYHLEEGGTAMRYGAGLGRAGFAWSGRGHIAYSREWPVWTPPTEMIERQPELEQWRTGQPPGLDNPLGARALYIHQGSRDTLYRIHGTGEAWTIGQAVSSGCVRLLHHDVIHLADRVKWGSPIVVF is encoded by the coding sequence ATGGCATCTTCTATCTCTCTTTCACGCCGCCACTTCCTGGCAGGTGCATCCAGCCTTATGGCGCTGTCTGTCGCGGGCTGTTCGACATACAGAAACGAACCTCCCCAACAACAGGTGACGTTGCCGCCGCCAATATCACCTGAAGTCGTCGCCATGTATGCGGCGCTCCCAAATGAACAGTTTCCCGTTCCGCCTGTCGATCTGCGCTATCTCGATCAGAATTTCTATCGTCGACGTATCGACTATCCCACCTCCGAGGAGCCGGGAACGATCATCGTGGATACTTCAAGCTTCTACCTCTATCACCTCGAGGAGGGAGGGACCGCGATGCGCTACGGCGCCGGATTGGGCCGGGCCGGCTTCGCATGGTCGGGACGTGGACATATCGCCTACTCGCGGGAATGGCCGGTCTGGACGCCGCCCACGGAGATGATCGAACGTCAGCCCGAGCTCGAGCAATGGCGTACTGGCCAACCTCCAGGGCTGGACAATCCGCTCGGCGCCCGTGCGCTCTATATTCACCAGGGAAGCCGCGACACACTTTACCGAATTCATGGGACTGGGGAGGCCTGGACGATAGGTCAGGCGGTGTCGTCCGGGTGCGTGCGTCTGTTGCATCATGACGTGATCCATCTTGCGGATAGGGTGAAATGGGGATCCCCCATCGTCGTCTTCTGA
- a CDS encoding copper chaperone PCu(A)C, translating to MFHTLLRVSLVGALLFTSALPVSAQLAQELGHSGTEAQANAAVMIEEFELEGLFARATLPRAPNGGAYFSLTNTGPADDRLIGASTSIAGEVQIHSSTVEGDVMRMREVPDGVLLPAGETVTFEPSGLHLMLVGLNQPLVEGEAFPLTLQFEHAGTIEIEVPIAGIAAREAPDDGAGRNGSSHEGH from the coding sequence ATGTTCCATACGCTTTTGCGCGTTTCCCTTGTGGGCGCGCTTCTTTTCACATCCGCTCTACCAGTATCAGCTCAGCTGGCCCAGGAACTTGGCCACTCCGGTACGGAAGCCCAGGCCAATGCGGCCGTTATGATTGAAGAGTTTGAACTGGAGGGGCTTTTCGCTCGGGCAACTCTGCCGCGCGCGCCAAACGGTGGGGCCTATTTCTCCTTGACCAATACCGGTCCCGCCGACGATCGGTTGATCGGAGCCTCAACATCGATTGCAGGGGAGGTCCAGATTCACTCTTCCACTGTTGAAGGCGACGTCATGCGAATGCGCGAGGTGCCCGACGGCGTCCTTCTTCCCGCCGGTGAAACGGTTACATTCGAACCGAGCGGGCTCCATCTCATGCTGGTCGGTCTCAACCAGCCACTGGTTGAAGGCGAAGCATTTCCACTGACTTTGCAGTTCGAGCATGCGGGAACTATCGAGATCGAAGTCCCCATTGCCGGCATCGCCGCCCGCGAAGCTCCCGACGACGGCGCGGGGAGAAATGGATCCAGCCATGAAGGGCACTGA
- the lnt gene encoding apolipoprotein N-acyltransferase: MTALADFIILSHGWRRALLLIGAGGVTALSTPPLFIVPALFVGLPALIWALDGAERRKGLCWRIFGPAFGIGFWFGLGYFAVSLHWLGFAFSVDGGWLLALMPFALLALSSVLALFWGLGTAAAHLFWSEGVGRVLALASCLGLAEFARGHLFTGLPFDLLGYALTPNVEMMQATSLVGVYGLTFAAIFVGATPALVWPHTERRLFRRTIPLLATAALLTLQYGWGYLRVTSTPIDQRPDMVVRIVQPAVPQDLKWQASAREEIVAGLLALSTAGSSEIGASGLQGITHLVWPEAALPFFLFEEPEYLARIARALPDGLILLTGAPRQPFSMDSSATGKPYNSVLAIDSSGEMISSYDKTHLVPFGEYLPFQDQLARFGFRQLVAGDDGWAAGEARRIMSLPGTPSILPLICYEAAFSGGLGTVVRDAELLVVLTNDAWFDGSVGLEKLFHHARIRAVEEGLPMIRAANSGVSAVINPLGAIESRLGGREIGAIDASPTYPLPATMFARYGNLPFLVLCILGICLAAVGYHQERRNRRKL; encoded by the coding sequence ATGACCGCGCTTGCCGATTTCATCATCCTCAGCCATGGCTGGCGCAGAGCACTGCTATTGATTGGCGCAGGCGGAGTGACGGCATTGTCAACGCCGCCGCTATTCATTGTCCCAGCGCTGTTTGTCGGCCTTCCGGCACTTATCTGGGCGCTCGATGGAGCCGAGCGCCGCAAAGGTCTTTGCTGGCGCATTTTCGGGCCAGCGTTCGGCATCGGGTTTTGGTTCGGCCTGGGCTATTTCGCGGTAAGTCTCCACTGGCTCGGGTTCGCATTCTCCGTCGATGGCGGTTGGCTCTTAGCTCTCATGCCCTTCGCATTATTGGCGCTGTCGAGCGTTCTTGCTCTGTTTTGGGGACTGGGAACAGCTGCCGCTCACCTCTTTTGGTCCGAGGGGGTTGGGCGAGTACTTGCATTGGCTAGTTGTCTCGGACTCGCGGAGTTCGCTCGCGGACATCTCTTCACTGGCTTGCCGTTTGACCTACTCGGCTATGCGCTCACCCCCAACGTCGAGATGATGCAGGCGACTAGCCTTGTGGGTGTTTATGGTCTTACCTTCGCTGCTATATTCGTGGGAGCGACTCCGGCCCTGGTTTGGCCTCATACAGAACGTCGCCTCTTTAGACGGACTATCCCGCTTTTGGCGACGGCGGCATTACTGACATTGCAGTACGGGTGGGGATATCTGCGCGTTACCTCCACTCCGATCGACCAACGTCCAGATATGGTGGTGCGTATTGTTCAGCCTGCTGTGCCGCAAGACCTCAAGTGGCAGGCTTCCGCTCGAGAAGAGATCGTGGCGGGGCTGCTCGCCCTTTCCACTGCTGGGTCGTCCGAGATCGGAGCATCAGGTCTCCAAGGCATAACACACCTCGTTTGGCCAGAGGCGGCGTTGCCATTCTTTCTTTTCGAGGAACCTGAGTATCTCGCACGGATCGCACGTGCTTTGCCAGACGGCTTGATATTGCTGACTGGCGCCCCTCGCCAACCATTTTCTATGGATTCGTCGGCGACCGGCAAACCCTACAATTCAGTGCTTGCCATTGATTCCAGCGGCGAGATGATTTCGAGCTACGACAAAACTCATCTGGTGCCCTTTGGCGAGTATTTGCCGTTTCAGGATCAACTCGCGCGGTTCGGATTCCGGCAGTTGGTGGCGGGTGACGACGGATGGGCCGCTGGTGAAGCACGTCGAATTATGAGTTTGCCAGGGACACCCTCAATCCTGCCCCTGATATGCTATGAGGCGGCGTTTTCCGGAGGTTTAGGAACAGTGGTACGAGACGCCGAACTGCTTGTCGTGTTGACCAACGATGCCTGGTTCGATGGCTCCGTCGGGCTCGAGAAGCTTTTTCATCATGCGCGGATCCGGGCGGTCGAGGAAGGTCTTCCCATGATCCGTGCTGCAAATTCGGGAGTCTCGGCCGTCATAAATCCGCTAGGAGCAATCGAATCGAGGCTCGGCGGCCGTGAGATCGGTGCTATCGACGCATCGCCTACCTACCCATTGCCGGCAACCATGTTTGCTCGCTACGGGAATTTACCGTTTCTTGTGCTCTGCATATTGGGAATTTGCCTGGCCGCAGTCGGCTACCATCAGGAAAGGCGCAACCGCCGTAAACTGTGA
- a CDS encoding disulfide bond formation protein B, translated as MQIRRQDVPSIAMYVAWTIALVATGGAIFIGEVMGQTPCVLCWYQRIFMFPLALILGLACFKGDLGGAKYGLLVAVPGLLIAGWHTSLYFGLISQAIAPCSQGVSCTDANMTIWGAVPLPLLSTLSFTAIAALLLIALRKEKS; from the coding sequence ATGCAAATCCGACGGCAAGATGTTCCCTCTATCGCCATGTATGTCGCTTGGACCATCGCCCTCGTGGCGACCGGCGGCGCCATTTTTATCGGCGAAGTCATGGGACAGACCCCGTGTGTTCTATGCTGGTATCAGCGGATATTCATGTTCCCGCTGGCGCTGATATTGGGGCTGGCCTGCTTCAAGGGCGATCTTGGGGGAGCCAAGTATGGTCTCCTTGTGGCCGTTCCGGGCCTCCTGATCGCGGGTTGGCATACCAGTTTGTATTTCGGGCTTATCTCACAGGCCATCGCGCCATGCTCGCAAGGCGTATCCTGTACAGACGCGAACATGACGATCTGGGGAGCGGTGCCGCTTCCCCTTCTTTCCACCCTTTCATTCACAGCGATCGCAGCCCTCCTCCTGATTGCGCTGCGCAAGGAGAAATCATGA
- a CDS encoding DsbE family thiol:disulfide interchange protein, whose product MAPTSEISGEHNAAGSRRSRSLYLFVPLAFVAALVLVFGWGLTRDPGALPSPLIGQSVPAFTLPPVAGRELGLSSQDLVGEMSLVNVFASWCVPCREEHPLLMRLKEEGQVTVYGINYKDNPSAADQWLNALGDPFTRTGADVDGRVAIEWGVYGVPETFVVDAEGTIVYKHIGVLTDQALQNDILPLFSQVTQ is encoded by the coding sequence ATGGCACCCACTTCGGAAATCTCGGGAGAGCACAATGCGGCAGGCTCGAGACGCAGCAGGTCGCTGTATCTTTTTGTGCCGCTGGCGTTCGTGGCTGCTCTCGTCCTTGTGTTCGGCTGGGGCCTGACTCGTGATCCGGGTGCTCTGCCGTCACCTTTGATAGGGCAGTCCGTACCGGCCTTCACACTACCCCCTGTTGCAGGGCGGGAGTTGGGTCTGTCCAGCCAGGATTTGGTCGGAGAGATGAGCTTGGTAAATGTCTTTGCGTCTTGGTGTGTGCCCTGTCGTGAAGAGCATCCGTTGTTGATGCGGCTTAAAGAAGAGGGGCAGGTCACGGTGTACGGGATCAACTACAAAGACAATCCATCCGCCGCTGACCAATGGCTCAACGCCTTGGGCGACCCCTTTACGAGAACCGGCGCTGACGTGGACGGCCGTGTTGCGATCGAATGGGGCGTCTACGGCGTGCCAGAGACGTTCGTAGTCGATGCAGAGGGAACTATCGTCTACAAGCACATAGGGGTCCTGACCGACCAAGCTCTCCAGAACGATATTTTGCCACTGTTTTCGCAGGTCACGCAATGA
- a CDS encoding transglutaminase-like cysteine peptidase, with product MKKAIIFLFGLVSLITSWGAAGLAMENEVHPSFASVGSLTSIPVGHAEYCQRRPHDCQITDLVRNVALEEEFWRELQEVNNHYNISIMPVSDRDLYGVDEFWTYPVNGYGDCEDFALGKRAALIERGWPPSTLLVAVATQPNGDGHAVLMVRTDRGDLILDNQEALIKVWTDTPYTYLKRQSQANAGQWVDILDGVGGNLTATAGY from the coding sequence ATGAAAAAAGCAATCATCTTTCTTTTCGGGCTTGTCAGCCTCATCACTTCATGGGGAGCAGCAGGGCTCGCAATGGAGAACGAGGTTCATCCATCTTTCGCCTCCGTAGGCAGCTTGACTTCAATTCCGGTCGGTCACGCCGAGTACTGCCAGCGCCGTCCGCATGACTGCCAAATTACCGATCTCGTGCGCAATGTTGCGCTTGAAGAGGAATTCTGGCGAGAGTTGCAGGAGGTCAACAACCATTACAATATTTCGATTATGCCAGTCAGCGACAGAGACCTATATGGCGTGGATGAGTTCTGGACCTATCCTGTCAACGGCTATGGCGACTGCGAGGATTTCGCGCTTGGCAAGCGAGCTGCGCTGATTGAGCGTGGCTGGCCGCCTTCTACTCTGCTTGTGGCCGTGGCAACCCAGCCCAATGGAGACGGTCATGCTGTGCTTATGGTCCGCACGGATCGAGGCGACCTGATCCTCGATAACCAGGAAGCGTTGATCAAGGTGTGGACGGATACGCCTTACACCTATCTCAAGCGTCAGAGCCAGGCCAATGCTGGGCAGTGGGTAGATATTCTCGATGGCGTCGGCGGCAACTTAACAGCTACTGCCGGCTACTGA
- a CDS encoding APC family permease: protein MTHGSGEHGGLTKSLGLVRLSLYGVGTIIGAGIYSVIGPAAGAAGEGVWLSFLIAAVISAFSGLSYAEIASALPGAGAEHNFLRKTFPAFPALAFMIGLFIAVHGAATLATVALTFGNYAQAFMPITPVIIAFVLMGLATVINIAGISKASFVSAALTVLQVSCLIVFAMFAIPSGERGMPEFAVATDNFAGVLQGAAILFFIYSGYEHMASLSEEAKRPDRDLWRAFMIALGVTTLVYMVVILGILSLINAEFLAGSPSPLADAAGVMGGGFAMVIIAAALIATANAVLSASLSGSRILFGMARDGDLPKPLAWTLGSSRSPWVGALAYLTVACGLASVGEIEFVASLSSLGVILVFAAINAAVIVLRFTQPDLERPFRLPSIANVPPTALLGIATSLLLATQYDLSVYLTFGAIFLLGALPYTFIRRRGGQLPTSGKGDE, encoded by the coding sequence ATGACGCACGGTAGCGGGGAACATGGCGGTCTAACGAAGTCGCTCGGTCTCGTGCGGCTTTCCCTCTACGGAGTGGGTACCATTATCGGCGCCGGAATCTATTCGGTAATCGGTCCGGCCGCCGGTGCGGCGGGTGAAGGCGTCTGGCTGAGCTTTCTTATCGCCGCAGTCATCTCTGCCTTTTCCGGCCTGTCCTATGCGGAGATTGCCTCAGCCCTTCCGGGCGCTGGTGCGGAACACAACTTCCTTCGCAAGACCTTCCCCGCCTTCCCGGCCCTGGCGTTCATGATCGGTCTCTTCATCGCCGTGCACGGTGCCGCAACCCTGGCCACCGTGGCGCTGACCTTTGGCAATTACGCGCAAGCATTCATGCCGATCACGCCCGTCATCATCGCCTTTGTGCTTATGGGCCTGGCGACCGTGATCAACATCGCCGGGATCAGCAAGGCGTCTTTTGTCAGCGCCGCGCTAACCGTACTCCAGGTTTCCTGCCTTATCGTTTTCGCGATGTTCGCGATTCCCTCCGGTGAGCGTGGGATGCCCGAGTTCGCTGTGGCGACCGACAATTTCGCAGGCGTGCTGCAAGGCGCGGCTATCCTGTTTTTCATCTACTCCGGCTATGAGCATATGGCCTCGTTGTCGGAAGAGGCCAAGCGTCCCGACCGGGATCTCTGGCGGGCCTTCATGATCGCGCTGGGGGTCACGACCCTTGTTTACATGGTGGTGATTCTGGGCATCCTGAGTCTCATCAATGCCGAATTCCTGGCTGGCTCTCCCTCCCCTTTGGCCGACGCCGCAGGGGTGATGGGCGGAGGGTTCGCAATGGTGATCATAGCCGCTGCGCTGATCGCCACCGCCAATGCGGTGCTAAGCGCTTCGCTGTCGGGAAGCCGGATTCTGTTTGGCATGGCGCGAGACGGCGACCTTCCCAAACCACTGGCGTGGACACTCGGATCGAGCCGCAGTCCGTGGGTAGGAGCCCTCGCCTATCTCACCGTCGCGTGCGGTCTGGCCTCAGTGGGCGAAATCGAGTTCGTCGCCAGCCTGTCCTCGCTCGGCGTGATTCTTGTATTCGCCGCGATCAACGCCGCGGTGATCGTACTCCGTTTCACTCAGCCCGATCTGGAACGCCCGTTCCGGTTGCCCTCAATTGCAAACGTTCCACCTACTGCGCTGCTTGGCATCGCGACGTCTCTGCTACTGGCCACTCAATACGATTTGAGCGTCTATCTAACATTTGGGGCGATCTTTCTACTCGGCGCGCTGCCCTATACATTCATTCGCCGCCGGGGAGGCCAACTTCCGACCTCTGGTAAGGGCGACGAATGA
- a CDS encoding DsbA family protein gives MNRRALVIGTLAVGVLALAGGAYLYQSNQTQQAVALASENADILVRPNSPVLGPETARVTLVEFLDPACEACRAFYPVVKGLLDDNPEDLRLVVRYAPFHDGSEEAVGIIEAARAQDLFEPVMEMVFASQPAWAAHGSPNLEIAWSAAEAAGLDVERARIDMSSPATVALINQDKADIAQLEIRQTPTFFINGTPLTEYSFEALVSEVERALSN, from the coding sequence ATGAACAGACGTGCCCTCGTAATTGGAACTCTCGCCGTCGGCGTTTTGGCCTTGGCGGGCGGAGCCTACCTCTACCAATCCAACCAGACCCAGCAAGCGGTGGCGCTCGCCAGTGAGAATGCGGATATTCTCGTCCGCCCCAACTCGCCGGTATTGGGACCGGAAACCGCCCGGGTCACCCTCGTCGAGTTTCTTGATCCTGCCTGCGAGGCGTGTCGCGCCTTCTATCCCGTGGTCAAAGGCTTACTGGATGACAATCCGGAAGATCTAAGACTCGTGGTGCGCTATGCACCCTTTCATGACGGTTCCGAAGAAGCTGTCGGCATTATAGAGGCGGCCCGCGCCCAGGACCTGTTCGAGCCGGTGATGGAGATGGTCTTCGCCAGCCAGCCGGCATGGGCCGCACACGGCAGTCCGAACCTCGAGATCGCATGGAGCGCCGCCGAGGCCGCGGGTCTCGACGTGGAGAGGGCCCGGATCGACATGAGCTCTCCTGCCACCGTTGCCCTGATCAATCAGGACAAGGCGGACATCGCCCAACTCGAAATCCGCCAGACACCCACCTTCTTCATCAACGGCACACCCTTGACTGAATACTCTTTCGAAGCGCTCGTTTCGGAGGTTGAGCGGGCTTTGAGCAATTGA
- a CDS encoding SCO family protein produces the protein MTHSTLKTVRLVLWGMVCVAALWAGWTWYGSLSTPAPASVTQRLAEAQDGQYGAGDYRLVTHTGEDVDDTIFVGKPSLVFFGFTHCPDVCPTTLADIEYWFTELGGDANDMQAFFVTADPERDTVEVMAEYVGWFSERIIGLTGEPEEIAEMIDAWGVFTQRTDLEGGGYNVDHTASVFMLDSGGRFFGTISYEENSETAIAKVRRLADAG, from the coding sequence ATGACGCACTCGACCTTGAAGACGGTGAGGCTGGTGCTCTGGGGCATGGTTTGCGTGGCCGCGCTTTGGGCAGGATGGACATGGTACGGTTCCCTGTCTACCCCTGCTCCCGCTTCGGTCACCCAAAGACTGGCCGAAGCGCAGGATGGCCAGTATGGCGCCGGCGACTATCGACTGGTCACGCACACTGGTGAGGATGTTGATGATACGATTTTCGTGGGCAAGCCGTCGCTGGTCTTTTTTGGCTTCACCCATTGCCCCGATGTCTGCCCGACCACGCTCGCCGACATCGAGTATTGGTTTACCGAACTAGGAGGTGACGCCAACGACATGCAGGCCTTCTTCGTTACCGCCGATCCTGAACGGGATACGGTTGAGGTTATGGCCGAGTATGTGGGTTGGTTCTCGGAGAGGATCATCGGATTGACCGGCGAGCCCGAAGAGATCGCGGAAATGATCGATGCCTGGGGCGTCTTCACGCAAAGGACCGATCTTGAAGGGGGCGGTTACAACGTCGACCACACCGCCTCGGTCTTCATGCTCGACAGCGGTGGACGTTTCTTCGGCACGATCTCCTATGAAGAGAATTCGGAAACGGCCATTGCCAAGGTCAGGCGACTTGCGGACGCCGGATGA
- a CDS encoding DsbA family protein: protein MNRRTVVVGTLVVAGAVLAGGAYLYNANQAEQAVAIANENAAVLIRPNSPIIGPEDARVTIVEFLDPACEACRAFYPVVKSILEESPEDVRLVVRYAPFHDGSEEAVGILEAARAQGLYVPVMEAIFAAQPQWAAHGSPNMDLAWSAAEEVGLDVERARIDMRSPAMVALLNQDLADIEQLQIGQTPTFFINGQPLTEYNFERLDEQVHEALGN from the coding sequence ATGAACAGACGCACAGTGGTTGTTGGCACATTGGTTGTCGCCGGCGCGGTACTTGCAGGCGGTGCCTATCTCTATAACGCCAATCAGGCCGAGCAGGCCGTGGCAATAGCGAACGAAAACGCTGCCGTGCTGATCCGGCCAAATTCACCGATTATCGGACCGGAAGACGCACGCGTAACGATCGTCGAATTTCTTGACCCTGCCTGTGAGGCGTGCCGGGCGTTTTATCCGGTGGTCAAATCGATCCTCGAGGAGAGCCCAGAAGATGTGAGGCTCGTGGTGCGCTATGCACCCTTTCATGACGGTTCCGAAGAAGCTGTCGGCATTTTAGAGGCCGCGCGTGCGCAGGGTCTCTATGTTCCAGTGATGGAAGCCATTTTTGCCGCTCAACCCCAGTGGGCGGCTCACGGCAGCCCTAACATGGACCTGGCATGGTCGGCCGCAGAGGAAGTCGGGCTCGATGTGGAACGCGCGCGCATCGACATGCGATCGCCCGCGATGGTGGCTCTCCTCAATCAGGATCTCGCCGATATCGAGCAACTTCAGATTGGGCAGACTCCCACATTCTTCATCAATGGACAGCCCTTGACGGAATACAACTTCGAGCGGCTGGATGAACAGGTTCACGAAGCGCTAGGCAATTGA
- a CDS encoding ArsR/SmtB family transcription factor → MTDNTSELSRAQLNALAEAFRLLGEPNRLRIIMYCTSAPKAVGDIAAKLELSQTLVSHHLRLLRGARLLIGKRQSQHVYYSIPDRHVSDMISNMAAHFRETSALNR, encoded by the coding sequence TTGACTGACAACACTTCAGAGCTATCGAGAGCTCAACTGAACGCGTTGGCCGAGGCATTTCGGCTATTGGGCGAGCCCAACCGGCTCCGGATCATCATGTACTGCACAAGCGCACCTAAAGCTGTTGGGGATATTGCCGCCAAACTTGAACTTTCGCAAACGCTGGTGAGCCATCACCTGCGCTTGCTGCGTGGCGCACGGCTACTGATTGGCAAGCGACAATCACAGCATGTTTATTACAGCATCCCCGACCGCCATGTCAGCGATATGATCTCCAACATGGCGGCACATTTCAGGGAGACTTCAGCTCTGAATCGGTGA
- a CDS encoding M23 family metallopeptidase, translated as MAISSKKSRNRQTTTQRMRDAHLLRIGVVDEPPLSVRGLDAQFTVLGDINPRAVTSTVVAGVSCFLLMNAALYLAFDGRESFSTPTEALRIPVQASAQTSANGKTNRVRASVSTERDLVTFDMAVEESLGSQTQLRNQTFVWFNSALATSTTIVSADIPAMDTLVGQSDDQPRVDQSIASSLYGEPVQSEVALSMTPLSFSTPPTLGLSDQAAVEYVMSDSGQARIALASFFSELSSYAPPSGVLTVTDVEPGRIITSEPENITVVPKSIRSDGWSERLLKLDEERELSTLLGENGFAEADAATILRWARTAYGMDSLPPLSRLRILYYSGRQEGVGATPMRISVYRHDAASNADTHAFTSARTDNGGFVLANEPPRIAMPEENVEQVNAAQLPSLYQSIWELGRRNGLEDAVVESVIMALEGQLDLNERITPGTTIEILAAVDSDGRSQALYVALSENTRLRELFQFVGQDGTAFYMDRDGQSWGPMFLRRPLEGGGRLTSPMGMRTHPVTGEILGHEGVDLAAPAGTPIYASADGQVAMAQWNGGYGRHVRLTHENGYVTSYSHMSRIADGIEPGAVVRQGDVIGYVGTTGLSTGNHLHFELSVNGRLLNALEARLPASRSLTPSEMTEFARIVENIDNLAGTGAANGAGLASGG; from the coding sequence GTGGCTATTTCTTCAAAAAAATCACGAAACAGGCAAACCACTACGCAGAGGATGAGAGACGCCCACCTGCTGCGCATAGGGGTTGTTGACGAACCTCCGCTCTCGGTCAGAGGGTTGGATGCGCAGTTCACCGTGCTTGGAGATATCAATCCCAGGGCCGTCACCTCCACCGTCGTAGCCGGGGTATCTTGCTTCCTGCTCATGAACGCAGCTCTTTACCTCGCGTTCGATGGCCGGGAGTCTTTCTCGACCCCCACGGAAGCCTTGCGTATTCCCGTTCAGGCCTCGGCCCAAACGAGTGCGAATGGGAAGACCAACAGGGTCAGGGCATCGGTATCGACGGAGCGGGATCTGGTTACTTTCGATATGGCTGTCGAAGAATCGCTAGGCTCGCAAACCCAGCTTCGCAATCAGACCTTCGTGTGGTTCAATTCAGCGCTCGCGACTTCGACAACCATTGTCTCAGCGGACATTCCTGCAATGGACACGCTGGTCGGGCAGAGCGACGATCAACCAAGGGTAGACCAGAGCATAGCGTCTTCGCTGTACGGTGAACCTGTGCAATCTGAAGTCGCTCTGTCCATGACGCCGCTCAGTTTCTCGACACCCCCAACGCTCGGACTCTCCGACCAGGCAGCAGTCGAGTACGTCATGTCGGATTCGGGACAGGCCCGCATAGCTTTGGCGTCGTTCTTCTCCGAACTTTCCAGCTATGCGCCCCCGAGCGGGGTTTTGACCGTCACGGACGTCGAACCGGGGAGGATCATCACCTCGGAACCCGAAAACATTACCGTTGTCCCGAAGTCGATACGTTCGGATGGATGGTCAGAGCGGTTGCTTAAGCTTGATGAGGAACGCGAACTCTCAACGTTGCTTGGGGAAAACGGGTTCGCGGAGGCCGATGCGGCGACAATTTTGAGATGGGCGAGGACGGCCTACGGAATGGATAGCCTGCCTCCCCTTTCCCGCTTGCGGATCCTCTACTACTCGGGTCGACAGGAGGGGGTCGGAGCAACCCCGATGCGTATCAGCGTCTATCGTCACGACGCGGCCTCGAATGCGGACACGCACGCGTTTACAAGTGCGCGAACGGACAATGGCGGATTCGTGCTGGCTAACGAGCCTCCCAGAATTGCGATGCCGGAAGAGAACGTCGAGCAGGTGAACGCGGCGCAACTTCCTTCACTCTATCAGTCCATCTGGGAGTTGGGTCGCAGAAACGGACTTGAGGACGCTGTGGTCGAAAGCGTGATCATGGCTCTTGAGGGCCAACTCGATCTCAATGAACGCATCACGCCTGGCACCACGATCGAAATCCTTGCGGCGGTGGACAGCGACGGCCGAAGCCAGGCGCTCTATGTCGCGCTTTCGGAAAACACCCGCCTTCGGGAGTTGTTTCAGTTTGTCGGGCAGGACGGCACAGCATTCTATATGGATCGGGACGGCCAGTCCTGGGGACCGATGTTCTTGCGGAGGCCACTCGAAGGTGGGGGGCGCCTAACATCTCCCATGGGGATGCGCACGCATCCCGTTACAGGAGAGATTCTCGGGCACGAGGGGGTGGATCTTGCCGCGCCCGCGGGGACGCCGATCTACGCGTCAGCGGATGGACAGGTCGCCATGGCGCAATGGAATGGCGGCTACGGGCGTCACGTCCGCCTCACGCACGAAAATGGCTATGTCACCTCATATTCTCATATGAGCCGGATCGCTGATGGCATCGAGCCCGGCGCCGTCGTCCGGCAAGGCGACGTGATCGGATATGTGGGAACGACAGGTCTTTCGACCGGCAATCACCTCCACTTCGAACTAAGCGTCAACGGACGGCTTCTCAACGCGCTGGAAGCCCGGCTCCCTGCAAGCCGTTCGCTGACGCCAAGCGAGATGACCGAGTTCGCGCGGATCGTTGAGAACATCGACAACCTGGCGGGCACGGGGGCAGCCAACGGCGCGGGCTTGGCAAGTGGCGGCTAG